TGTGGTGTACCACATGTGGGACAAAACCAAACATTATTTAAAAAAGATTGGCACCATAATTTTATTGGGTGTTATTATCGTTTGGGCGCTGGAGTATTTTCCGCGAACAACAAAACAAACAGCACAGTTTGAGCAGGAAATTGAACGGATAAAGATGTCTGAATTAACCTCTGCTGAACAAGAAGCTGAAATAGCAGACCTGAATCATGCGCTCGAATCAGACCGCCTGGTTAACTCATACCTTGGCCGTATAGGAAAACTTATTGAACCAGTAATGCGTCCGTTAGGATTTGACTGGAAAATGAGTATTTCAATTGTTGCCGGTTTACCAGCCAAAGAAATAGTGGTAAGTACAATGGGAGTTTTATACCAAACACAAGATGGAGAAGACACCATAAACCTGCAACGAAAGCTTCAAAATGAAACATACCAAACAGGAAATAAAATTGGGCAACAGGTATTTACAACACCTGCAGCGCTCGCATTTATTATATTTATTCTCCTTTATTTTCCTTGTATCGGTGTGGTAGCCACCATTAAAAATGAATCTGGCACGTGGAAATGGGCTGCATTTACCATTTTTTATACCACAGGTTTAGCCTGGCTTGCTGCTTTTGCCACTTACAATATTGGTCAATTATTTTTATAGCATGTTTCAGGAAATTCTGACATACCTGATTGTTGCTGTGGCCTTAATTTGGGCTGCATTAAAGATTTATCGTCGATTTTTTAAACCTGCGAAAAAAAGTGGGAAAGTTGATTTCAGCAAAGACAAAATAGTGATGGCACACAACTGTTCGGAATGTAGCGCCAACAATTGTGCATTACGCGACATGCCCCAAAAGGTTATTGAAAAGAATATTGAACAGTGTAATTCAATGGCTGTTAAATCAGAGCGCTTTAAGTCCTGAAATTATTTCCTCCGGATTTTTATCATTAAAAACAAAGCTACCTGCAACAAGAACATTCGCACCAGCATCAATTAGCTTTTTCCCGGTTTCGAAGTTTACTCCTCCGTCAATTTCAATTTTACAATTCGGGTTTTTGCTATCAATTAGCGCGCGCAACTGGCTCACCTTTTTGTAGGTATTCTGAATAAACTGCTGACCTCCAAAACCGGGATTAACCGACATCAGTAAAACCATATCCAAATCCTCGATTATGTCCTCCAATACAGCTACGGGTGTATGTGGATTCAGACTTACACTTGCCTCCATACCAAACGATTTAATTAACTGAATAGTACGGTGTAAATGCGGACAAGCTTCGTAATGCACGGTTAAAATTGATGCTCCGGCTTTAAAAAAAGGCTCAATAAAATGATCCGGATTTACGATCATCAGGTGCACATCCAAAGGTTTTTGGGCAATTTTATTTACATGTTGTATCACCGGAAGGCCGAATGAAATATTTGGGACAAAAACACCATCCATTACATCAAAGTGAATCAGGTCTGCCTCACTTCGGTTAATCATTTCAATGTCTTTTCCTAAATGGTTAAAATCAGCTGATAGAATTGAGGGTGCTACTAACGCGCTCATAAAAGTTTAATTTATTTACCCAGGTACGACTTTAACAACCTGTTGCGGTACTGGTTTTTGAGTTTTTTTATTGCCTTTTCTTTTATCTGCCGAACGCGCTCGCGGGTGAGTCCAAATGCGTCACCAATTTCTTCTAATGTATGTGGCTGGTAACCCTTTAATCCAAAATAATACCTCAGAATTTCGGCTTCACGCTCTCCAAGTGTCGACAACGACCGCTCTATTTCGTGCCGTAACGAACCATCCATCAGGTCGCCATCCGGATCAGGTGAATCCTCATTGAGCATCACGTCATATAGATTGTTCCCTTCTTCCTCACGCAAAGGTGCGTCCATTGAAACATGCACGCTCGAAAAATTCAACGCATCTTCAATCAGGTCGGGCTTAGACTCCATCAGTTCGGCAACCTCATCAATAGTTGGTTCGCGCTGAAACTCCTGCTCCAGTTTATTAAAGGCTTTATTTATTTTATTAATCGAACCAATTTTGTTGAGGGGTAAACGCACAATCCGGGCTTGTTCTGCCAAAGCTTGCAGGATAGATTGACGAATCCACCAAACGGCGTAAGAGATAAACTTAAAACCTCGCGTTTCATCAAAACGTTCAGCAGCTTTTATTAAGCCTAAATTTCCTTCATTTATGAGGTCAGGCAAAGTGAGGCCCTGGTTTTGGTATTGTTTTGAAACGGAAACAACGAATCTTAAATTCGCCTTTATGAGTGTTTCTAAAGCTTCACGATCTCCTTTTTTAATGCGTTTGGCCAGCTCTACTTCTTTTTCCGCCGACAACAACTCAACCTTGCCAATTTCATGCAGGTACTTATCCAGCGAGAGGGTGTCGCGGTTGGTTACCTGTTTGGTAATTTTTAGTTGTCTCATAATATTTTCATGTTAACATTAAGTGCCGAAAGTAATACTTTCTATTATAATATTACTTTCCGAAGCTAAAAGTAATACTCTATTTTAATAAATCTATGGTTTATTTTTGTTCATCAGTTATTAAAACACTAAAAATTGCCTTTCAGTTCATTCATTTTCTGCTATTTAGAATGACTGCGCAAGTAGAAAAGTTTTAAAATCATCGTAATTTCCTGACATTTGCTCACTTTTCTTTTTCCCTTTCATAAAAGCAGCCAGTTTTTCGGGCAATACCACTTTCCCTTTACCAATGACATTTTCAACGGTTTCAGTGAATTTTGCCGGATGAGCAGTTTCTAAAAAAACGCCCACTTCATTTTCCGACAAATAATCCGTTAACGACTGATATCCACATGCTCCATGAGGATCGCACAAATAATCTGATTCTGAATAAACCTGCGAAATTATTGTTCTAATCTCCTTATCAGAATAACGATAGCCTTTAATCTTACCGGCAATTACCGAATGCTCTTTTTTATACAGATCAAGAATTCGGGCGAAGTTGCTTGGAGCGCCAACATCCATGGCGTTGGCAATGGTTTCTACTGATGGACGCGGCTTGTATTCGCCGGTTTTAAGGTATTCAAAAACAACATCATTTTCGTTGTTGGCAGCAATAAATTGCTTGACCGGCAAACCCATTTCCGCTGCAATTAATCCTGCGGTAAGATTTCCAAAATTTCCACTGGGTACCGAAATCACCAGTTCTTTATTATCCAGCTTTCCTTTTTCTTTTAGCCTGGCGTATGCATTAAAATAATAAAATGCCTGCGGCAGAAAACGCGCAACGTTAATTGAATTGGCAGAGGTTAAAACAAGTTGTTTATTCAGTTCTTCATCAAGAAAAGCAGTTTTAACCAGGTGTTGGCAATCATCAAAAGTCCCCTCAACCTCGAGGGCTGTAATATTTTGCCCGAGAGTTGTAAACTGCGATTCCTGGATATTGCTAACTTTTCCCTTTGGGTAGAGCACATATACATGTATTCCATCAACACCCAAAAAGCCATTTGCCACAGCACTTCCGGTATCTCCGGAAGTTGCAACCAGTACATTTACCAGTTTTTCCTGTTTCCCCAGAAAATAATTTAGCACACGAGCCATAAAGCGAGCGCCTACATCCTTAAAAGCGAGCGTTGGACCATGAAACAATTCAAGCGAATAAATCGATTCTGTTACCTCAACTACCGGGCAATCAAACTGCAGGGTGTCGTATACAATTTCTTTGAGTTTTGCTTCTGCTATATCTTCTCCAAAAAATTTTGTGGCAACCTCAAAAGCAATTTCCTGAAACGACAAGTGCTGAATTTCAGCAAAAAAGGCAGGTTCAAACTTTTTTATCTGCTCGGGCATAAACAGACCGTTATCGGCAGCAAGTCCCTTTACAACTGCTTCTTTTAACGATACATCCGAGGTATTTCTATTGGTACTGTAGTATTTCATTGTAAGACACAAAATTAGAGTTTTGCTTAAAACGCCCTATTATGGCAGCACGAAAAACATGACATATATCAGAAACTTAACAAGTAAAGAATAGTTTCAGTGCGCTTAAAATGCTATTTATTTTTTCAAAAACAAGCGAATAAACTCATCCCCCTGCAGCGTTCCGTGCATTCCTTTACGGGTGTCGAACTCATCGTACACCTCAACTGTATCGGCTTGCAATCCGGGTCGATAAATGGTAAATGGTACCGCATCGCGGGTATGCGTTTTTAATTCACATGGCGTTGGATGATCGGGCAGAATGGCAATTGCAACGTTTTCCTCCATTTTTGCGGTTTCTTCAATAATATATTTCACCACACGCTGATCGAGGTATTCAATCGTTTTTGTTTTCAGCTCCACATCGCCCTCGTGTCCGGCTTCGTCGCTCGCCTCGATGTGCAGATACACAAAATCGTTTTCTTTTAAGGCCTCAACAGCAGCCTGCGCTTTTCCTTCGTAGTTGGTATCGTAAAGTCCGGTTGCACCTTCCACATGAATTACTTTCATTCCGGCATAAACTCCTATTCCATGAATGAGATCGACGGCAGAAATTACGGCAGCGCTGGCAATTCCATACATTTCTTTTAGCGTTGGCATGGCGGGTTTGTAGCCCGGCGACCAGGGCCAGATGCTGTTACCCGGATCTTTTCCGGCCGCTTTTCGCTTCAGGTTTACCGGATGATTTTCAAGCAATTCCTGCGATTTTAGAATCAAATCGGTAATCAAATCAGCCGTTTCTTTGGCAGCCTCTGTTTTTGTTTGAGGCAGGCACGAGGCAAAAGATGTTCCGGGCACATCGTGCGGAGGAGTACAGGCAAAATCCTTCACCCCCTGTTTTATTACTAAAAGATGCCGGTACGAAACACCCGGATAGAATTTTACTTTATCGTTCCCCAGTTTTTCATCGAGAAACTCTATGAGTTCGGCAGCCTCGTCGTTGGAGATATGCCCTGCCGAGTGATTTTTAATTTTTTCATCTTCAATACAAATGAGGTTACAGCGTAAACCCAAATCGCCGGGTTGTAATTCAACGCCCATACTTGCCGCCTCCAATACGCCCCGTCCTTCAAAAACCTTTTCAACATCGTAACCCAAAACGGCCATGTTTGCAATTTCGCTTCCCGGATGCATCGACTCGGGTACTGTTTTTAACAAACCCGACTGGCCATTTTTTGCCAACCAGTCGATATGTGGTTTATTGGCCATTTGCAGCGGAGTTTTACCGCCGTATGCTGCGATTGGCTCGTCGGACATACCGTCGCCAAGAATTATTATGTGTTTCATTTTGTTCAGAAAATAGTAGAAGCTCCACTCCATGATGAGAGCCATTGGAAAATGGTCTTCAATGTTTTTTATTCGTATTTATATGAATGCTTTTAACAGCATTTTTGTTCTATATATTCGACACTTTAATTAAATCGGCAAAAACCCCGGCGGCAGTTACTGAAGCCCCTGCCCCATAGCCTTTAATCAGCATCGGAAATTCGTGGTAACGCTCGGTGGTATACATCACCAGGTTATTGCTTCCTTCCAAATCATAAAACGGATGTGTTGCATCCACTTCCTGCAAACCGGCTTCTGCCTTCCCATTTTCGAAGCGGGCAACAAAACGCCATTTTTTATTTTCAGCTTCCAGTCTTTTTCGTTCTGTTTCAAATTTTTCATCCAAATTCGAAACACCGGCCCAAAATTCATCGATGCTTCCTGCAAATAACTCTTCCGGAACAAATCGGTTAATGGCAATGTCATCCATTTCAATTCGGTAACCTGATTCCCTGGCCAGTATCAGAATTTTACGGGCCACATCAACGCCGCTCAAATCAACACGGGGATCGGGTTCTGAGTAACCTTCTTCCTTCGCCATTTGTATGGTTTTACTCAACGGAATAGTTTCCGAAATGGTATTGAAAATATAGTTAAGCGTGCCTGAAAGAACGGCTTCAATCCGTAATACCTTGTCGCCCGAATTAACCAGATCGTTCAAGGTATTGATAATGGGTAAACCGGCCCCCACGTTGGTTTCAAACAGGAACTTCACGCCTTTCTTTTTCGCTATTTTTTTAAGCTCGGCATAATTGTCGAATTCCGACGATGCGGCAACTTTATTAGCTGTTACAATTGAGATATTCGAACTTAGCACATCTTTATAAAGGGCTGCCACAGCATCCGAAGCGGTGCAATCAACAAAAACCGAATTGTAAATATTCATTTTCTTAATCTCTTCAACAAAGCCTTGAAGTGACGATTCCTGCTCTGACGCATCGAGTTGAGCTTTAAAAGTTTCAATATCAATTCCATCACGATCAAACAGCATTTTCTTAGAATTAGCTATCCCCGTTAGCTTTAAGCGCAAATGTTTCTCCTTTAGAAGTCGTTGTTGTTGCTGCTTTACCTGGTCGAGCAAATTTCCGCCCACAGTACCAATTCCCATTAAAAAGATATTCAACTCCACATTCTCCGACAGGAAGAACGATTCGTGTACCACATTCAGCGTTTTTCGTAAGTCATCGTTTTTAACTACCCACGAAATATTTAACTCCGAAGCTCCCTGGGCAATAGCAATAATATTTACACCACTTTTGCCCATGGTAGAAAAAAGCTTGCCGGCAATACCTGTGGTATGTTTCATATTTTCGCCAACAATAGCCACTACCGAAACTCCTTTTTCCAGTTCTATTTTATTGACCTGGCCACCAACTATTTCTTTTTCAAATTCTTCACGAATAGCAGCTTCTGCCAAATCGAGGGCCTTTTCTTCAATGGCCACGCTTATGGAGTTTTCTGAGGAAGCTTGCGAAATAAGGATAACATTGACATTTACTTTTGCCAATGCTGTAAACAACCGCATGGAAATTCCGGTTACTCCAACCATACCAATACCCTGAAGCGTTACAAGGGTTATTCCCGAGATAGACGAAATACCTTTAATGGGACGATCAAAACCATTTTTAACCCCTTTTACGATTTTGGTTCCCGGATTTTCAGGATCAAAAGTGTTTTTAATTTGAATTGGAATTCCTTTTTGATAAACGGGAAGAATAGTAGGCGGGTAAATAACTTTGGCACCAAAATGCGAGAGCTCCATAGCTTCAGAATAAGTAAGCTCCGGAATAGTGTATGCTTTTCGAATTACCCGGGGATCGGCGGTCATAAAACCATTTACATCTGTCCATATTTCCAGTATTTCCACATCAAGCGCTGCAGCAATAATTGCCGCAGTAAAATCGGAACCTCCACGCCCAAGTGTTGTAAACTCACCTTTACTGTTTTTCGAGATAAAACCAGGAACAATGGTAACTCCTGAATGGTTTGCAAAGGCTGCCTGTATTAAACCATTGGTAACCTTAAAATCAACTGTAGCTTTTCCGAAATTACTATCGGTTTGTATAAAGGCCGATGAATCTTTACGCTGACAGCCAATATATTCGGCAACAATGTGCGAAGAAATCCGTTCGCCCAAACCTACAATCCGATCAAGTGTTTTAGCTGTTAACTCGCCAACAAGTGTAATACCGGTAAGCAGTTTTTCCAGTTCATCAAGCAGTTCCTCAACAATGTATTTTATCGA
Above is a genomic segment from uncultured Draconibacterium sp. containing:
- the rpe gene encoding ribulose-phosphate 3-epimerase, encoding MSALVAPSILSADFNHLGKDIEMINRSEADLIHFDVMDGVFVPNISFGLPVIQHVNKIAQKPLDVHLMIVNPDHFIEPFFKAGASILTVHYEACPHLHRTIQLIKSFGMEASVSLNPHTPVAVLEDIIEDLDMVLLMSVNPGFGGQQFIQNTYKKVSQLRALIDSKNPNCKIEIDGGVNFETGKKLIDAGANVLVAGSFVFNDKNPEEIISGLKAL
- a CDS encoding RNA polymerase sigma factor RpoD/SigA; translation: MRQLKITKQVTNRDTLSLDKYLHEIGKVELLSAEKEVELAKRIKKGDREALETLIKANLRFVVSVSKQYQNQGLTLPDLINEGNLGLIKAAERFDETRGFKFISYAVWWIRQSILQALAEQARIVRLPLNKIGSINKINKAFNKLEQEFQREPTIDEVAELMESKPDLIEDALNFSSVHVSMDAPLREEEGNNLYDVMLNEDSPDPDGDLMDGSLRHEIERSLSTLGEREAEILRYYFGLKGYQPHTLEEIGDAFGLTRERVRQIKEKAIKKLKNQYRNRLLKSYLGK
- the thrC gene encoding threonine synthase translates to MKYYSTNRNTSDVSLKEAVVKGLAADNGLFMPEQIKKFEPAFFAEIQHLSFQEIAFEVATKFFGEDIAEAKLKEIVYDTLQFDCPVVEVTESIYSLELFHGPTLAFKDVGARFMARVLNYFLGKQEKLVNVLVATSGDTGSAVANGFLGVDGIHVYVLYPKGKVSNIQESQFTTLGQNITALEVEGTFDDCQHLVKTAFLDEELNKQLVLTSANSINVARFLPQAFYYFNAYARLKEKGKLDNKELVISVPSGNFGNLTAGLIAAEMGLPVKQFIAANNENDVVFEYLKTGEYKPRPSVETIANAMDVGAPSNFARILDLYKKEHSVIAGKIKGYRYSDKEIRTIISQVYSESDYLCDPHGACGYQSLTDYLSENEVGVFLETAHPAKFTETVENVIGKGKVVLPEKLAAFMKGKKKSEQMSGNYDDFKTFLLAQSF
- a CDS encoding cofactor-independent phosphoglycerate mutase; translated protein: MKHIIILGDGMSDEPIAAYGGKTPLQMANKPHIDWLAKNGQSGLLKTVPESMHPGSEIANMAVLGYDVEKVFEGRGVLEAASMGVELQPGDLGLRCNLICIEDEKIKNHSAGHISNDEAAELIEFLDEKLGNDKVKFYPGVSYRHLLVIKQGVKDFACTPPHDVPGTSFASCLPQTKTEAAKETADLITDLILKSQELLENHPVNLKRKAAGKDPGNSIWPWSPGYKPAMPTLKEMYGIASAAVISAVDLIHGIGVYAGMKVIHVEGATGLYDTNYEGKAQAAVEALKENDFVYLHIEASDEAGHEGDVELKTKTIEYLDQRVVKYIIEETAKMEENVAIAILPDHPTPCELKTHTRDAVPFTIYRPGLQADTVEVYDEFDTRKGMHGTLQGDEFIRLFLKK
- the thrA gene encoding bifunctional aspartate kinase/homoserine dehydrogenase I; the protein is MKVLKFGGTSVGSAANIKRVKDIVLNQNDDVIVVVSALGGVTDKILTAAHNAASGTGNFHTELTEIKQKHEETLTELFNGSGSIKYIVEELLDELEKLLTGITLVGELTAKTLDRIVGLGERISSHIVAEYIGCQRKDSSAFIQTDSNFGKATVDFKVTNGLIQAAFANHSGVTIVPGFISKNSKGEFTTLGRGGSDFTAAIIAAALDVEILEIWTDVNGFMTADPRVIRKAYTIPELTYSEAMELSHFGAKVIYPPTILPVYQKGIPIQIKNTFDPENPGTKIVKGVKNGFDRPIKGISSISGITLVTLQGIGMVGVTGISMRLFTALAKVNVNVILISQASSENSISVAIEEKALDLAEAAIREEFEKEIVGGQVNKIELEKGVSVVAIVGENMKHTTGIAGKLFSTMGKSGVNIIAIAQGASELNISWVVKNDDLRKTLNVVHESFFLSENVELNIFLMGIGTVGGNLLDQVKQQQQRLLKEKHLRLKLTGIANSKKMLFDRDGIDIETFKAQLDASEQESSLQGFVEEIKKMNIYNSVFVDCTASDAVAALYKDVLSSNISIVTANKVAASSEFDNYAELKKIAKKKGVKFLFETNVGAGLPIINTLNDLVNSGDKVLRIEAVLSGTLNYIFNTISETIPLSKTIQMAKEEGYSEPDPRVDLSGVDVARKILILARESGYRIEMDDIAINRFVPEELFAGSIDEFWAGVSNLDEKFETERKRLEAENKKWRFVARFENGKAEAGLQEVDATHPFYDLEGSNNLVMYTTERYHEFPMLIKGYGAGASVTAAGVFADLIKVSNI